AGCGTGGTGCTCTCGGGTGGCAGCACGCCGCTGGCGATGTACGACCTCCTCAAGACGCGCGCGCTGCCCTGGCGCGACACCTGGCTCTACTGGGGCGACGAGCGCTTCGTACCCTATAGCGACCCAAGGAGCAACTACGGCGCGGCCAAGGCGCGGCTTTTGGACGCCGCCCCGGTGCCCGAACACCAGGTCCATCCCTGGCCCTTCGTACCCGGCAGACCCGAGGTGGCCGCGGGCGCCTACGCCGAGGTCTTGCGCGAGAAGGCGGGCGAGGAGCCCGACTTCGACCTCGTCCTCCTAGGCCTCGGCGAGGACGCGCATACCGCCTCCCTCTTTCCCGGCGACGACGCGCTCGGCGCGGAGGGCCTGACCGTGGTCGCCCGGCCGGAATCTCAAGCCGCCACCAGGCTGAGCCTGACCGCGCGGGCGCTGAGCCGGGGCCGGGTGGTGGCCTTTCTCGTCGCCGGGGAGGGAAAGCGGGAGGCGCTTGCCGCCACGCTCTACGGCGAACGCGACCCGCTCAAGTACCCGGCCCAGGCGATTTCGGCGAGGGAACGCCTCCTCTGGATCACCGACCAGGCCGTTGCCAAACCGTAACTGCCGAACCATAGCGGGACGAGGCGCGCGTCACCCCTGCTGACCGCTGTTACGCCCAGCGGATCATGCCCATGTCGAAGGGGCTCACCAGGTCCGGATGAACGGGGTAGACGCGCACGCCGTAGGCGAGGCGGCCGGTCAGCTTGGGCGTGAAACGCACCCGGTAGACGCAGCCGCCGTCGGGGTAGGTCTCGACCGCCTCCATCGGCACCGTCACCAGGTTGTGCTTGAGGCCGTCGGCCTCGGGCGAGTAGACGAGCTCGACGCGCAGGTCGGCGAAGTCGATGGCCCTGGGGTTCAAGACCGCCTCGACTTCCAGGCTGTCGCCCATCGTCTTGACGCTGTCCTGGGGCGAGCGCACGCTGAAGTAGATGCCGTGCCAGTTGTTTCTGAGCTGCCGGCGCCAGCTCGCCAGCTCGCGCGCCCGGCAAAAGGAGTCGGCGCTCATGCGCAGGGCGCGCTCAGACGCGGGCACGTAGTAGCGGTTGACGTAGTCTTGCACCATGCGCCGCGCGCTGAACTTTGGGCTGCAGCTTGCGATCGCGTCCTTGGCGCGCTCCAGCCAGGCCTGAGGCACGCCGTCTTCGCCCCGCTGGTAGTAGAGCGGCACCACCTCGCGCTCGAGGAGGTCGTAGAGCGCGTCGGCATCGGCGGCGTCGGCCTGTTCGGAACTGGCCAGCGAGATATTCGAGCCTATCGCCCAGCCGTTCTCGCCGTTGTAGCCCTCGGGCCACCAGCCGTCCAAGATGGAGAGGTTCAAGATGCCGTTCATGGCCGCCTTCTGACCGCTCGTGCCCGAGGCCTCGTTGGGGCGGCGGGGGTTGTTGAGCCAAACGTCGACGCCGCGGGTCAGCGCCCGTCCCACGGCCATATCGTAGTCCTCCAAGAAGATGACCTTGCCGACGAAGCGCGGGTTCTGCGAGAGGTTGTGGATCTCGGCGATGAGCTCCTGGCCGGGCTTGTCGGCGGGGTGGGCCTTGCCGGCGAAGACGAGCTGGACGGGACGCTCGGGGTTGGAGAGGATGCGCTCCAGGCGCGCCAGGTCCCGGAAGATCAGGGTGGCGCGCTTGTAGGTCGCAAAACGCCGGGCGAAACCGATGGTGAGCACCCTCGGGTTAAACAGCCCTTCGGTGACGTGCATGGCGGTGGGGCTGGCGCCGTGGCGGGCC
The Deinococcota bacterium genome window above contains:
- the pgl gene encoding 6-phosphogluconolactonase, giving the protein MQAPELITVRDVAQEAAKLFSALAEEAVKARGRFSVVLSGGSTPLAMYDLLKTRALPWRDTWLYWGDERFVPYSDPRSNYGAAKARLLDAAPVPEHQVHPWPFVPGRPEVAAGAYAEVLREKAGEEPDFDLVLLGLGEDAHTASLFPGDDALGAEGLTVVARPESQAATRLSLTARALSRGRVVAFLVAGEGKREALAATLYGERDPLKYPAQAISARERLLWITDQAVAKP